AGTGGCGCCGGCAGGGGCGCAAGGGTCGTTTCTGGTCGTTTCTCGGGCCGGCGTTCATCGGCGGTATCGCCTATATCGATCCCGGCAATTTCGTCACCAATATCGCCGCCGGCTCGCGCTACGGCGACCGGCTGTTATGGGTCGTGGTGTATGCCAATCTGACGGCGGTTGCGATATCGATGTTGGCGGCGCGTCTTGGGATCGCAAGCGGCCGTAACCTCGCCGAGAATTGCCGCGTCCACCTGCCCCGGTGGATCTCGATGTTCTTATGGGTGGCCGCCGAGGGCGCCGGGGTGGCCACCGACTTCGCCGAGGTCCTGGGGGCGGTGCTGGGGCTGCGGCTGGTCCTCGGGCTATCGGTGGGGCCGGCGCTCGCCCTCATTTTTGGACTATGTCTGGTGCTCGCCGACCTCTCGGACCGCGGCCACCGGGCCCTCGAGTACGGCATGATCGCGATCGTCGGCATAGTCGGCGTGCTCGGCATCTGGCAATGGCATGTCGCCCGGACGCCCGCCTTCCCCTGGCATCTCTCAGCGCTGGTGGTGCCGGGGCTCCCGCCGGGCGGTCTGTGGATGGCGGTGGGGCTGTTCGGGGCCACGGTCATGCCGCATGCGATCTTCCTGCAATCCGCGACCGTGTTGCCGCGCGAGCGGCGGAGCCCGCCGGCGCAGCGCCCCGCGCTCTTTCGGATGGCGCAGGCCGACATCCTGGTGGCCCTGGG
The DNA window shown above is from Acidiferrobacter sp. SPIII_3 and carries:
- a CDS encoding Nramp family divalent metal transporter; the encoded protein is MPESQAQPWGSGAGFGAAFAEWRRQGRKGRFWSFLGPAFIGGIAYIDPGNFVTNIAAGSRYGDRLLWVVVYANLTAVAISMLAARLGIASGRNLAENCRVHLPRWISMFLWVAAEGAGVATDFAEVLGAVLGLRLVLGLSVGPALALIFGLCLVLADLSDRGHRALEYGMIAIVGIVGVLGIWQWHVARTPAFPWHLSALVVPGLPPGGLWMAVGLFGATVMPHAIFLQSATVLPRERRSPPAQRPALFRMAQADILVALGLASFINVAMLLTAAAIFVPRAVVLSSLTKAAHVIGQGLGPAAALGFGLALMASGLGASIAGTVAGNLILEGFTGMRMKRVLRRIATFIPTAALILRLPDPGRWLVASQVVLTIALPFAVIPLVWFNAAPRVVGEASLRRMPLALGVMLGAVIVAINGWSLCAPGTFAAL